In Vanacampus margaritifer isolate UIUO_Vmar chromosome 9, RoL_Vmar_1.0, whole genome shotgun sequence, the following proteins share a genomic window:
- the tmod4 gene encoding tropomodulin-4: protein MSDPRDIDEDAILKGLSPEELDQLDYELQEMDPENALLPASMRQRDQTKKNPTGPFDRDALMTHLEKVAMEHPDREELVPFTGEKKGKAFVAKKREIPQHEQIVLEPELEEALKNATDAEMCDIAAILGMYTLMSNKQYYDALGTTGTIANTEGINSVVKEEPFKIFPDEPPNPTNVEETLERIHNNDSSLTEVNFNNIKDIPIPTLKDIFEAMKGNSHVEVLSIAATRSNDPVAFACAEMLKENTSLQSLNIESNFITSDGMRAVIKAMANNATLVELKIDNQRQSLGDSVEMEIAAMLEKNSSMLKFGYHFTQQGPRARAAMAITRNNDMLRQQRLR from the exons ATGTCGGACCCCAGGGACATCGACGAGGACGCCATCCTCAAGGGCCTGAGTCCCGAAGAGCTCGACCAGCTGGATTATGAACTGCAAGAGATGGACCCCGAG AATGCCTTGCTGCCAGCTAGCATGCGGCAGCGTGAccagacaaagaaaaacccGACGGGACCGTTCGACCGCGATGCTCTGATGACGCACCTGGAGAAGGTGGCCATGGAGCACCCGGACCGGGAGGAACTGGTCCCTTTCACAGGGGAGAAGAAAG GAAAAGCATTTGTGGCGAAAAAGAGAGAAATTCCCCAGCACGAGCAGATCGTCTTAGAGCCCGAGCTGGAGGAGGCGCTCAAAAACGCCACCGACGCCGAAATGTGCGACATCGCCG CCATCTTGGGCATGTACACGCTGATGAGCAACAAGCAGTACTACGACGCTCTGGGCACCACCGGAACCATCGCCAACACCGAGGGCATCAACA GCGTGGTGAAAGAAGAACCCTTCAAGATCTTCCCCGACGAGCCGCCCAACCCCACCAACGTGGAGGAGACCCTGGAGAGGATCCACAACAACGACAGCAGCCTGACCGAAGTCAACTTTAACAACATCAAG GACATTCCCATACCGACACTGAAGGACATCTTCGAGGCCATGAAGGGAAACTCTCACGTGGAGGTTCTGAGCATCGCCGCCACTCGTAGTAACGACCCCGTGGCCTTC GCATGCGCGGAGATGCTGAAGGAGAACACCAGCCTGCAGAGTCTTAACATCGAGTCCAACTTCATCACCTCCGACGGCATGAGGGCCGTCATCAAGGCCATGGCCAATAACGCCACGCTGGTGGAGCTCAAGATCGACAACCAG CGACAGAGTCTTGGTGACTCGGTGGAGATGGAGATCGCCGCCATGTTAGAGAAGAACTCCAGCATGCTCAAGTTTGGCTACCATTTCACGCAGCAGGGGCCGCGCGCCCGCGCCGCCATGGCTATCACGAGAAACAACGACATGC tTCGGCAGCAGAGGCTGAGATGA
- the scnm1 gene encoding sodium channel modifier 1, with translation MSFKREGNDKSQLNTLKKRRVADLLSNFIPEDEAALLSNGRYTCLVCHYRPVFDTVDMLTVHRNGKRHLEGLKAFYGKKARLKHEITKRKQEIFIQAEDQQQEGSSSEAPLLAQTRKLTHHALLRTAPYNSCHRRTSTKTGKGPASSQTPLEDVAPPCGAAKSDAALSMSGSDQSHSSNTTGWRPSSATPASEPMSAQRRLELEHYLKLKSGGWLQDPSGRWVKDGDVEFDSDEDEPPSLATVPSGEAREHP, from the exons atgtcttttaaaCGGGAAGGTAACGACAAAAGTCAGCTAAACACCCTCAAG AAACGTCGCGTCGCAGATCTGCTGTCAAACTTTATACCAGAAGACGAAGCAGCACTTCTGAGCAACGGAag gTACACTTGTCTTGTGTGCCACTACCGTCCCGTGTTTGACACCGTCGACATGCTGACCGTCCACAGGAATGGGAAAAGGCATCTGGAAG GTTTAAAGGCGTTCTATGGTAAGAAGGCCCGGCTGAAGCACGAAATAACAAAAAGGAAACAAGAAATCTTCATCCAAGCAGAAGACCAGCAGCAG GAAGGATCAAGCTCAGAAGCCCCTTTACTGGCACAAACGAGGAAGCTGACCCATCACGCTTTGCTGAGGACGGCCCCATATAACAGCTGCCATCGGAGAACCAG taccaaAACTGGAAAAGGGCCAGCAAGTAGCCAAACTCCACTTGAAGACGTGGCGCCACCTTGTGGAGCTGCAAAGTCAGATGCCGCTCTAAGCATGTCAG GCAGTGATCAGTCCCATTCATCAAACACCACAGGATGGCGTCCCTCATCTGCGACCCCAGCATCTGAGCCCATGTCGGCCCAGAGGAGACTCGAGCTGGAGCATTATCTCAAACTGAAAAG CGGCGGATGGCTGCAGGACCCGAGCGGTCGCTGGGTTAAAGACGGGGATGTGGAGTTTGATTCCGACGAAGATGAGCCTCCCTCGCTCGCCACCGTACCTTCAGGGGAGGCCCGTGAACACCCATGA
- the lysmd1 gene encoding lysM and putative peptidoglycan-binding domain-containing protein 1: MSAGKEPVDAGGSGLLRGGRSSRSYGSLVRSNLSPVRRRSIEHRIQPGETLQGIALKYGVTTEQIKRANRLYTNDSIFQKKSLSIPVTSHSEALTDAADDDDVEEDDDGESARLGSSAGPSRGELTAVDFFSRLDGFISESKRAAARRWQDAEKRLADLEAVCSSRLNERPRLPPGRRHRPPPSTTAVPLTATKLTMKLREREDDLFEL; the protein is encoded by the exons ATGTCAGCGGGGAAAGAGCCCGTGGACGCCGGTGGGAGCGGCCTGTTGCGAGGCGGCCGGAGCAGCCGGTCTTACGGCAGCCTGGTCCGGTCCAATCTGTCCCCGGTCCGTCGGAGATCCATCGAACACCGCATACAGCCCGGCGAAACACTCCAAGGCATCGCCCTCAAATATGGAGTCACT ACAGAACAAATCAAGCGTGCCAACCGTCTCTACACCAACGACTCCATTTTCCAGAAGAAGTCCTTGTCCATCCCTGTGACGTCGCACTCCGAGGCTCTCACTGACGCAGCTGACGACGACGATgtggaggaggatgatgatggcgaAAGTGCGCGATTGGGCTCCTCGGCGGGCCCCTCTCGCGGAGAGTTGACGGCGGTGGATTTCTTCAGCCGATTGGATGGCTTTATCAGCGAGTCCAAGCGAGCGGCCGCCAGGAGATGGCAGGATGCAGAGAAGAG ACTGGCCGACCTGGAGGCGGTTTGCTCCAGCAGGTTGAACGAGCGTCCCCGGTTGCCTCCGGGGAGGCGTCACAGGCCGCCGCCATCCACCACGGCGGTTCCGCTCACCGCCACCAAGCTCACAATGAAGCTGCGGGAGCGAGAGGACGACCTCTTTGAGCTGTGA
- the tnfaip8l2b gene encoding tumor necrosis factor, alpha-induced protein 8-like protein 2 B isoform X1, whose product MSSLLTRLLLTQGWKVKRKEKVQTAMDHFSSRDTAMKVQKKILSSMATKTSVQMFIDDTANEILDELYRVSKEYSGNKTEAHKVVKDLIKIAVKIGVLFRNNRFSTEELVLAQDFKKKLHQGAMTAISFYEVDFTFDKTVMSEILTGCRDLLLQVVNSHLTPKSHGRINHVFNHYADPELLTRLYQPDGPFRDNLARICKGLNKLVEDGTI is encoded by the exons ATGTCGTCTCTATTGACGCGCTTGCTCCTTACGCAAGGATggaaagtaaaaagaaaagaaaaagtccag ACCGCCATGGACCACTTCAGCTCCAGGGACACGGCCATGAAGGTCCAGAAGAAGATCCTGAGCAGTATGGCCACCAAGACCTCCGTCCAGATGTTCATCGACGACACCGCCAACGAGATCCTGGACGAGCTTTACCGTGTCTCCAAGGAATACTCGGGCAACAAGACGGAGGCCCATAAGGTGGTCAAAGACCTGATCAAGATCGCCGTCAAGATCGGCGTCCTGTTTCGCAACAACCGCTTCAGCACCGAGGAGCTGGTCTTGGCTCAGGACTTCAAAAAGAAGCTGCACCAGGGCGCTATGACCGCCATCAGTTTCTACGAG GTGGACTTCACCTTCGACAAGACGGTGATGTCGGAGATCCTGACGGGCTGCAGGGACCTCCTGCTGCAGGTGGTCAACAGTCACCTGACGCCAAAGTCCCACGGGCGCATCAACCACGTGTTCAACCATTACGCCGACCCCGAGCTGCTCACCCGGCTCTACCAGCCCGACGGGCCCTTCCGGGACAACCTGGCGCGCATCTGCAAGGGACTCAACAAGCTGGTGGAGGACGGGACAATATAA
- the tnfaip8l2b gene encoding tumor necrosis factor, alpha-induced protein 8-like protein 2 B isoform X2: MDHFSSRDTAMKVQKKILSSMATKTSVQMFIDDTANEILDELYRVSKEYSGNKTEAHKVVKDLIKIAVKIGVLFRNNRFSTEELVLAQDFKKKLHQGAMTAISFYEVDFTFDKTVMSEILTGCRDLLLQVVNSHLTPKSHGRINHVFNHYADPELLTRLYQPDGPFRDNLARICKGLNKLVEDGTI; the protein is encoded by the exons ATGGACCACTTCAGCTCCAGGGACACGGCCATGAAGGTCCAGAAGAAGATCCTGAGCAGTATGGCCACCAAGACCTCCGTCCAGATGTTCATCGACGACACCGCCAACGAGATCCTGGACGAGCTTTACCGTGTCTCCAAGGAATACTCGGGCAACAAGACGGAGGCCCATAAGGTGGTCAAAGACCTGATCAAGATCGCCGTCAAGATCGGCGTCCTGTTTCGCAACAACCGCTTCAGCACCGAGGAGCTGGTCTTGGCTCAGGACTTCAAAAAGAAGCTGCACCAGGGCGCTATGACCGCCATCAGTTTCTACGAG GTGGACTTCACCTTCGACAAGACGGTGATGTCGGAGATCCTGACGGGCTGCAGGGACCTCCTGCTGCAGGTGGTCAACAGTCACCTGACGCCAAAGTCCCACGGGCGCATCAACCACGTGTTCAACCATTACGCCGACCCCGAGCTGCTCACCCGGCTCTACCAGCCCGACGGGCCCTTCCGGGACAACCTGGCGCGCATCTGCAAGGGACTCAACAAGCTGGTGGAGGACGGGACAATATAA